A single region of the Triticum dicoccoides isolate Atlit2015 ecotype Zavitan chromosome 2B, WEW_v2.0, whole genome shotgun sequence genome encodes:
- the LOC119364144 gene encoding glycine--tRNA ligase, mitochondrial 1-like yields MLLRLLSSASRAIAAKPHPPQTLAAAAVGATSTTRKLAAMAGNREAFRVAVGNTLERRLFYVPSFKIYGGVAGLYDYGPPGCAVKANVLAFWRQHFVLEEGMLEVDCPCVTPEVVLKASGHVEKFTDLMVKDEKTGSCYRADHLLKDFCKEKLENDNTLSPEKVEELNYILAVLDDLSAEQLGAKIKEYGIVAPDTKNLLSDPYPFNLMFQTSIGPSGLSAGYMRPETAQGIFVNFKDLYYYNGNKLPFAAAQIGQAFRNEISPRQGLLRVREFTLAEIEHFVDPEDKSHPKFSDVSDLEFLMFPREDQLTGRSATRLRLGEAVSEGTVNNETLGFFIGRVYLFLTQLGIDKDRLRFRQHLPNEMAHYAADCWDAEIECSYGWIECVGIADRSAYDLRAHSDKSGVPLEAHEKFAEPREVEKLVITPSKKELGLAFKGSQKMVLEALEAMGETEALGMKAALESKGDVEFKVCTLGKDVTIKRNMVSINMEKKKEHQRKFTPSVIEPSFGIGRIIYCLFEHCFYQRTGKTDDEQLNVFRFPPLVAPIKCTVFPLVKVEKFDVVAKKISKALTTAGISHIIDITGTSIGKRYARTDEIGVPLAITVDSTTSVTVRDRDSKDQIRVEVDEVALVVKEVTDGQSTWADIMWRYPAHTALATDEEEASET; encoded by the exons ATGCTCCTCCGCCTCCTCTCGTCCGCCTCTCGCGCCATCGCAGCAAAACCTcacccaccccaaaccctagccgctgcTGCAGTTGGCGCCACCTCAACCACCCGGAAGCTCGCAGCCATGGCGGGTAACCGGGAGGCGTTCCGCGTGGCGGTGGGGAACACGCTCGAGCGGCGCCTCTTCTACGTGCCGTCCTTCAAGATCTACGGAGGCGTCGCGGGGCTCTATGACTACGGGCCGCCAGGGTGCGCCGTCAAGGCAAACGTCCTCGCCTTCTGGCGCCAG CATTTTGTGTTGGAGGAAGGGATGCTTGAGGTAGACTGTCCATGTGTGACACCAGAAGTTGTCTTGAAGGCCTCTGGCCATGTCGAAAAGTTTACGGACTTGATGGTTAAAGATGAAAAGACAGGCAGCTGTTATCGTGCTGATCACTTACTCAAGGATTTCTGTAAGGAGAAGCTCGAGAATGACAATACATTGTCACCAGAGAAGGTAGAAGAATTAAACTATATTCTTGCTGTCTTGGATGATCTGTCAGCAGAACAATTAGGCGCTAAGATTAAGGAGTATGGGATTGTTGCTCCTGACACAAAGAATCTATTGTCAGATCCATACCCCTTTAATCTCATGTTTCAGACTTCCATTGGACCGTCAGGTTTGAGTGCAGG GTATATGAGGCCAGAGACAGCACAGGGTATCTTTGTGAACTTCAAAGACTTGTATTACTACAATGGCAACAAACTACCCTTCGCTGCAGCCCAAATCGGCCAGGCTTTCCGCAATGAG ATATCTCCCCGTCAAGGCCTTCTAAGAGTCCGTGAATTTACGTTGGCGGAGATTGAGCACTTTGTGGACCCAGAGGACAAGTCTCATCCAAAGTTTAGTGATGTTTCTGATCTAGAGTTCCTGATGTTTCCGAGAGAAGATCAACTGACAGGAAGATCTGCCACTAGACTTAGGCTCGGTGAAGCTGTTTCTGAG GGAACTGTGAACAATGAGACCCTTGGCTTCTTTATTGGAAGGGTCTATCTCTTCTTGACGCAGCTTGGGATTGACAAAGACCGTCTACGGTTCCGGCAGCATCTGCCAAATGAAATGGCTCACTATGCTGCTGATTGTTGGGATGCAGAGATCGAATGCTCTTATGGGTGGATCGAGTGTGTTGGAATTGCTGATAGGTCAGCGTATGACTTGCGTGCCCACTCG GATAAAAGTGGTGTTCCACTCGAAGCTCATGAAAAATTCGCAGAACCCAGAGAAGTGGAG AAGTTAGTTATAACCCCATCAAAGAAGGAGCTTGGTCTTGCGTTCAAAGGGAGCCAGAAGATGGTTCTCGAAGCATTGGAA GCCATGGGTGAAACTGAAGCTCTGGGTATGAAAGCAGCTTTAGAGTCTAAAGGGGATGTTGAGTTTAAGGTCTGTACCCTTGGGAAGGATGTTACCATAAAGAGAAATATGGTTTCAATTAACATGGAGAAGAAAAAGGAACATCAAAGGAAGTTCACTCCTTCTGTCATAGAGCCATCATTTGGCATAGGGAGAATTATTTATTGCTTGTTCGAACATTGCTTCTATCAAAGGACTGGCAAGACAGATGATGAGCAGTTGAATGTGTTTCGTTTTCCCCCTCTTGTTGCTCCAATTAAGTGTACTGTGTTTCCACTGGTCAAGGTCGAGAAATTTGATGTTGTTGCCAAGAAAATTTCAAAAGCTTTGACAACAGCAGGGATTTCTCACATTATCGATATCACAG GCACTTCGATTGGTAAGCGGTATGCACGGACAGACGAAATCGGCGTCCCCCTGGCGATCACAGTCGACTCAACTACAAGTGTGACTGTCCGTGACCGGGACAGCAAGGATCAGATCCGTGTTGAGGTCGACGAGGTGGCTTTGGTTGTGAAGGAAGTGACCGATGGGCAGAGCACCTGGGCAGACATCATGTGGAGATACCCAGCACATACCGCCTTGGCCACCGATGAGGAAGAAGCTTCAGAAACCTGA